From Amycolatopsis sp. cg9, one genomic window encodes:
- a CDS encoding PE-PGRS family protein — translation MQTWAKRGLQTALVTGGLLMLGTGIASADENVNPDAPASPLDLNVTAPIQEANNAVGTPFGQLDLPAGQTELSTKPVTKAANEAVKQLDEASPISQSTLGGATKADGAGAFTPGHNNLKGNKVTGDVVVPIQIVDNAVGVIGDANVEGGDHTQTWEHNQDIATTGEDSSLAGNAVALDWALPVQIAGNGGGVAGGTGRVTGGSASQSTTETGNVDTNGDGSALSGNVVAGQFATPVQVTGNAASYLLGNGQSHGYSADTVATSGGSLFSSGDQASGSGNVVGAPIALPVKFNCNSGAVWGSLSNSDGCNTSADATAGDTREGSLGIPTYLETSGNDSFLSGNGGAASLSPIANVAGVAGSWIGNATAGIPETGSSSSTVDSGGFVKTAGDNASGSGNVLNPSVALPVEAFGIGGTYIGQANAAHDNTTDANAGNGSYTRGNGSVLGGNIVNTQTAGAPEVFGIGGSHIGNATGTATEDKTVTAGAYDGTQGNDSSGSGNVVQVPVGLPAEVFGVGGSFIGQGSGSAEETKVVSGGGGGSTHDDNGFLSSNLGTVPASLPVQVANIGGAFVGQGHGKGSTDTTSNAGGDVTANGPAGAGAGNIIEAPVSLPVLAAGSGAALAGIGTGENDNITDSSAGGDALTDGQDGALAGNIVKAPIAGVAQVFSDGVAGAALGHGLGTNDTTSEAGGDATTNGDGGAVAGNIVGADALPVVQVFGDAVSAAGVATGTGVSMTSVENAGDDTTSGVEGAISGNILDLPVTAIAQLFGDAVTAGGVAHAVGDNTLTTENGGEATTAGDGSGLSGYNFYHAFALPVQIFGVPLELLGVATADATDMTSIDGEDDAIAFPVDGSEMAADELPSLTGLASGLPTAGLPTQGLPALPTALPTAAPIGAERADVPPVASPLAGLSQLSHLPTPGGVSGVPALPKPTLPSTAALPAVTGLSALGGALPGHSTERADLPTAGLPIALPALGALPGTERADLPTGGLPVALPALPALGGVPALPVALPVTPALPAAPAALPAAPALPVNAKLPILDSAAPAAQVPAMSGLDSTGFLAKLLGLVKRK, via the coding sequence ATGCAGACGTGGGCAAAGCGCGGACTCCAGACCGCACTTGTCACGGGTGGGTTGCTGATGCTGGGTACCGGCATCGCCTCGGCCGACGAGAACGTCAACCCGGACGCTCCGGCCTCCCCGCTCGACCTGAACGTCACGGCTCCCATCCAGGAAGCCAACAACGCGGTCGGCACCCCGTTCGGTCAGCTGGACCTGCCCGCCGGGCAGACGGAGCTGAGCACCAAGCCGGTCACCAAGGCCGCGAACGAGGCCGTCAAGCAGCTCGACGAAGCGAGCCCGATCAGCCAGAGCACCCTCGGCGGTGCCACCAAGGCCGACGGCGCGGGCGCCTTCACCCCGGGCCACAACAACCTCAAGGGCAACAAGGTCACCGGCGACGTCGTCGTCCCGATCCAGATCGTGGACAACGCGGTCGGCGTGATCGGCGACGCGAACGTCGAGGGTGGCGACCACACCCAGACCTGGGAGCACAACCAGGACATCGCGACGACCGGTGAGGACTCCAGCCTCGCGGGCAACGCGGTCGCCCTCGACTGGGCCCTCCCCGTCCAGATCGCCGGGAACGGCGGCGGCGTCGCCGGCGGCACCGGCCGCGTGACCGGTGGGTCGGCCAGCCAGAGCACCACCGAGACCGGGAACGTCGACACCAACGGCGACGGCTCGGCCCTCTCCGGCAACGTGGTGGCGGGCCAGTTCGCCACCCCGGTGCAGGTGACCGGCAACGCCGCGTCGTACCTGCTCGGCAACGGCCAGAGCCACGGCTACTCGGCCGACACGGTCGCCACCTCCGGCGGCTCGCTGTTCAGCTCCGGCGACCAGGCGAGCGGCTCCGGCAACGTGGTCGGCGCGCCGATCGCCCTGCCGGTCAAGTTCAACTGCAACTCGGGCGCCGTGTGGGGCTCGCTGTCGAACTCCGACGGCTGCAACACCTCCGCCGACGCCACGGCCGGGGACACGCGCGAGGGCAGCCTCGGCATCCCGACCTACCTCGAGACGAGCGGCAACGACTCGTTCCTGTCCGGCAACGGCGGGGCGGCCTCGCTGTCCCCGATCGCGAACGTCGCGGGTGTCGCGGGTTCGTGGATCGGCAACGCCACGGCGGGCATCCCCGAGACCGGCAGCTCCTCCAGCACGGTCGACTCGGGCGGCTTCGTCAAGACCGCCGGTGACAACGCGAGCGGCTCGGGCAACGTCCTGAACCCGTCGGTCGCGCTGCCGGTCGAGGCCTTCGGCATCGGTGGCACCTACATCGGGCAGGCCAACGCCGCGCACGACAACACCACCGACGCCAACGCGGGCAACGGCAGCTACACGCGGGGCAACGGCTCCGTGCTGGGCGGCAACATCGTCAACACCCAGACCGCTGGCGCGCCCGAGGTCTTCGGCATCGGTGGCAGCCACATCGGCAACGCGACCGGCACGGCGACCGAGGACAAGACGGTCACCGCCGGGGCGTACGACGGCACGCAGGGCAACGACTCGTCCGGCTCGGGCAACGTCGTCCAGGTGCCGGTCGGCCTGCCCGCCGAGGTCTTCGGCGTGGGCGGCTCGTTCATCGGCCAGGGCTCCGGCTCGGCCGAGGAGACCAAGGTCGTTTCCGGTGGCGGCGGTGGCTCCACCCACGACGACAACGGCTTCCTGAGCTCCAACCTGGGCACCGTGCCGGCTTCGCTGCCGGTGCAGGTCGCCAACATCGGTGGCGCGTTCGTCGGCCAGGGCCACGGCAAGGGCTCGACCGACACGACGTCCAACGCGGGCGGCGACGTCACGGCGAACGGCCCCGCGGGCGCCGGCGCCGGCAACATCATCGAGGCCCCGGTCTCGCTCCCGGTGCTGGCCGCCGGCAGCGGTGCCGCCCTCGCGGGCATCGGCACCGGTGAGAACGACAACATCACCGACTCCTCGGCGGGCGGCGACGCCCTCACCGACGGGCAGGACGGTGCGCTGGCCGGCAACATCGTGAAGGCGCCGATCGCCGGTGTCGCGCAGGTCTTCAGCGACGGCGTCGCGGGTGCGGCGCTGGGCCACGGCCTGGGCACCAACGACACCACGTCGGAGGCCGGTGGCGACGCCACCACCAACGGTGACGGTGGCGCGGTGGCCGGCAACATCGTCGGCGCGGACGCGCTGCCGGTGGTGCAGGTCTTCGGTGACGCGGTCAGCGCGGCGGGTGTCGCGACCGGCACCGGCGTCAGCATGACCTCGGTCGAGAACGCGGGCGACGACACCACCTCCGGTGTCGAGGGCGCGATCTCCGGCAACATCCTCGACCTGCCGGTGACCGCGATCGCGCAGCTGTTCGGCGACGCGGTGACCGCGGGCGGCGTCGCGCACGCCGTCGGCGACAACACGCTGACCACGGAGAACGGTGGCGAGGCCACCACCGCGGGCGACGGGTCCGGCCTGTCGGGCTACAACTTCTACCACGCGTTCGCGCTGCCGGTGCAGATCTTCGGGGTGCCCCTGGAGCTGCTCGGTGTCGCCACGGCGGACGCGACCGACATGACGAGCATCGACGGGGAAGACGACGCCATCGCGTTCCCGGTCGACGGTTCGGAGATGGCGGCCGACGAGCTGCCCTCGCTGACCGGGCTCGCCAGCGGCCTGCCGACGGCTGGGCTGCCCACCCAGGGCCTGCCCGCGCTGCCGACCGCGCTGCCGACCGCGGCCCCGATCGGTGCCGAGCGCGCCGACGTGCCGCCGGTGGCCAGCCCGCTGGCCGGGCTGTCCCAGCTGTCGCACCTGCCGACCCCGGGTGGCGTCTCCGGCGTCCCGGCGCTGCCGAAGCCGACCCTGCCCTCGACCGCGGCGCTGCCCGCGGTGACCGGGCTGTCGGCGCTGGGTGGCGCCCTGCCGGGCCACAGCACCGAGCGTGCCGACCTGCCGACCGCGGGCCTGCCGATCGCGCTGCCGGCCCTGGGCGCCCTGCCCGGCACCGAGCGTGCGGACCTGCCGACCGGCGGCCTGCCCGTCGCGCTGCCGGCCCTGCCCGCCCTGGGTGGCGTCCCGGCTCTGCCGGTCGCCCTGCCGGTTACCCCGGCGCTGCCGGCCGCCCCGGCCGCGCTGCCCGCCGCCCCGGCCCTGCCGGTGAACGCGAAGCTGCCGATCCTGGACAGCGCGGCCCCGGCCGCGCAGGTCCCGGCCATGTCGGGCCTCGACTCGACCGGCTTCCTCGCGAAGCTGCTGGGTCTGGTCAAGCGCAAGTAG
- a CDS encoding AI-2E family transporter produces MSHARREDPFLPEHEDITGLIPRGLRISAALAWRFIVVVAALYAVVWVIGYLSVVVIPLSIALLVSALLAPAVQKLVAVKFPRGLATAIVLIAGLAVLGGLLTFVITQFSSGLPQLQQQVNASLDQIKNWLLNGPPHLRQEQIQDFINQAIGFIQNNQASITTTALTTASTVGEILTGFLLTLFITIFFLSGGDGIWTFLVRAVPGRVRNRVDVAGRRGFASLVSYVRATAAVAVVDAVGIGVGLWIMGVPLVIPLATLVFIGAFIPIIGAVITGGVAVLIALVTNGFIGAVIVLAIVIGVMQLESHILQPLLLGRAVKLHPLAVVLAITAGLVAGGIAGALLAVPLLAVLNAGVRSLLHETNPDPAEVDVLKDQAAQPNDAEPGGPDAEIATVGEEEAAASTAEPPKRDEKS; encoded by the coding sequence GTGAGCCACGCGCGACGCGAAGACCCGTTCCTGCCGGAGCACGAGGACATCACCGGGCTGATCCCCCGGGGCCTGCGCATCAGCGCGGCGCTGGCGTGGCGGTTCATCGTGGTGGTCGCCGCGCTGTACGCCGTGGTCTGGGTGATCGGCTACCTCTCGGTGGTCGTCATCCCGCTGTCCATCGCCCTGCTGGTGTCGGCGCTCCTCGCGCCGGCCGTGCAGAAGCTGGTGGCGGTGAAGTTCCCGCGCGGGCTGGCGACGGCGATCGTGCTGATCGCCGGGCTGGCCGTGCTGGGCGGGCTGCTGACGTTCGTCATCACGCAGTTCTCCTCCGGTCTGCCGCAGCTGCAGCAGCAGGTGAACGCGAGCCTCGACCAGATCAAGAACTGGCTCCTCAACGGACCGCCGCACCTGCGCCAGGAGCAGATCCAGGACTTCATCAACCAGGCGATCGGCTTCATCCAGAACAACCAGGCGTCCATCACGACGACCGCGCTGACGACGGCCAGCACGGTCGGCGAGATCCTCACCGGCTTCCTGCTGACGCTGTTCATCACGATCTTCTTCCTCAGCGGCGGCGACGGCATCTGGACGTTCCTCGTGCGCGCCGTGCCCGGCCGGGTGCGCAACCGCGTGGACGTCGCCGGCCGCCGCGGGTTCGCGTCGCTGGTCAGCTACGTGCGGGCGACGGCGGCGGTGGCCGTGGTCGACGCCGTCGGCATCGGCGTCGGCCTGTGGATCATGGGTGTCCCGCTGGTGATCCCGCTGGCGACGCTGGTGTTCATCGGCGCGTTCATCCCGATCATCGGCGCGGTCATCACCGGCGGCGTCGCGGTGCTGATCGCGCTGGTGACGAACGGCTTCATCGGCGCGGTGATCGTGCTGGCCATCGTGATCGGCGTGATGCAGCTGGAGAGCCACATCCTGCAGCCGCTGCTGCTCGGGCGGGCGGTGAAGCTGCACCCGCTGGCCGTGGTGCTCGCCATCACCGCCGGCCTGGTCGCGGGCGGCATCGCCGGCGCGCTGCTGGCCGTGCCGCTGCTCGCGGTGCTCAACGCCGGCGTCCGGTCGCTGCTGCACGAGACCAACCCGGACCCGGCGGAGGTGGACGTCCTCAAGGACCAGGCCGCGCAGCCGAACGACGCCGAACCCGGGGGGCCGGACGCCGAAATCGCGACGGTCGGCGAGGAGGAAGCCGCCGCTTCGACGGCCGAGCCGCCGAAGCGCGACGAAAAGTCGTGA
- the macS gene encoding MacS family sensor histidine kinase, producing MTTRRSPDPITPMWRGVIAFRWLTWAFACGTVIVQSGHYQREGLAWAIVGVMAVWSVVSSFLYLRERTRPPALVVFDLVFTTALLLTSPWVLSDAQFALNVPLITTVWAAVPPVAAGARFGASGGVLAGLVVGVATGLAREKFDLDVARDGVLLAAAGLLVGMAATMGRRSAARLEQALRKEAATAERERLARSIHDSVLQVLARVRKRGNEVGGEAAELARLAGEQEIALRSLVTTEPLTPNDSGTLSLRAALQLLATSAVEVSTPADDVELPAHVTEELVAVTREALANVEKHAGPGAHAWVLLEDLGSEVVVSIRDDGPGIPDGVLERAAAEGHLGVVESIRGRVRDLGGSATLDTGPGQGTEWEVKVPSTRGAE from the coding sequence GTGACCACCCGGCGGTCCCCGGACCCGATCACGCCCATGTGGCGGGGCGTGATCGCGTTCCGCTGGCTCACGTGGGCGTTCGCCTGCGGCACCGTGATCGTCCAGAGCGGTCACTACCAGCGCGAAGGGCTGGCGTGGGCGATCGTCGGCGTGATGGCGGTGTGGTCGGTCGTCAGCAGCTTCCTCTACCTGCGCGAGCGGACGCGGCCGCCGGCGCTGGTCGTCTTCGACTTGGTGTTCACCACGGCGTTGCTGCTGACCTCGCCGTGGGTGCTCAGCGACGCGCAGTTCGCCTTGAACGTCCCGCTCATCACCACGGTCTGGGCGGCCGTGCCGCCGGTCGCCGCGGGCGCCCGCTTCGGCGCGAGCGGCGGCGTGCTGGCCGGGCTGGTCGTCGGCGTGGCGACCGGGCTGGCGCGGGAGAAGTTCGACCTCGACGTCGCCCGGGACGGCGTCCTGCTCGCCGCCGCCGGCCTGCTGGTCGGCATGGCCGCGACGATGGGCCGCCGGTCCGCGGCGCGGCTGGAGCAGGCGCTGCGGAAGGAAGCGGCGACGGCCGAGCGCGAACGGCTGGCCCGGTCGATCCACGACAGCGTGCTGCAGGTGCTCGCCCGGGTCCGCAAGCGCGGCAACGAAGTCGGCGGCGAGGCGGCGGAGCTGGCGCGGCTGGCCGGCGAGCAGGAGATCGCCCTGCGGTCGCTGGTGACGACCGAGCCGCTGACGCCGAACGACAGCGGAACGCTGAGCCTGCGCGCGGCCTTGCAGCTGCTCGCGACGTCGGCGGTGGAGGTCTCGACCCCGGCGGACGACGTCGAGCTGCCGGCGCACGTGACCGAGGAGCTCGTCGCCGTCACCCGCGAAGCACTGGCGAACGTCGAGAAGCACGCGGGCCCCGGCGCGCACGCGTGGGTGCTGCTGGAGGACCTCGGCAGCGAAGTCGTGGTGAGCATCCGCGACGACGGACCGGGCATTCCGGACGGGGTTCTCGAGCGAGCGGCAGCGGAAGGGCACCTCGGCGTGGTGGAATCCATCCGGGGGCGGGTCCGCGATCTCGGGGGGAGCGCGACCCTCGACACCGGGCCCGGTCAGGGCACGGAGTGGGAGGTCAAGGTGCCGAGCACGAGGGGTGCGGAATGA
- a CDS encoding response regulator, giving the protein MSEPRISVMVVDDHPIWRDGVARDLTEHGFDVKATAPDADAALRIARTVRPDVVLMDLNLGTTSGVDATREITSALPSTKVLVLSASGEHKDVLEAVKAGASGYLVKSASAAELVDAVHRTAAGDPVFTAGLAGLVLGEYRRMADASTGDTAGAEPPRLTERETDVLRLVAKGLTARQIAERLVLSHRTVENHVQSTLRKLQLHNRVELARYAIEHGLDEE; this is encoded by the coding sequence ATGAGCGAGCCGCGGATTTCGGTCATGGTGGTCGACGACCACCCGATCTGGCGCGACGGCGTGGCCCGCGACCTGACCGAGCACGGCTTCGACGTGAAGGCGACCGCGCCGGACGCCGACGCGGCGCTGCGCATCGCGCGGACCGTCCGGCCGGACGTCGTGCTGATGGACCTCAACCTCGGGACCACGTCCGGGGTGGACGCCACCCGCGAGATCACGTCGGCGCTGCCGTCGACGAAGGTGCTGGTGCTGTCCGCGAGCGGCGAGCACAAGGACGTCCTGGAGGCGGTGAAGGCCGGCGCGTCCGGCTACCTGGTCAAGTCGGCGTCCGCGGCGGAGCTGGTGGACGCCGTGCACCGGACCGCGGCCGGCGACCCGGTGTTCACGGCGGGACTGGCCGGGCTGGTGCTCGGCGAGTACCGGCGGATGGCCGACGCGTCCACCGGCGACACCGCGGGTGCCGAGCCACCCCGGCTGACCGAGCGCGAAACCGACGTCCTGCGCCTGGTCGCGAAGGGGCTGACCGCACGGCAGATCGCCGAGCGGCTGGTGCTGTCGCACCGGACGGTGGAGAACCACGTGCAGTCGACGCTGCGGAAGCTGCAGCTGCACAACCGCGTCGAGCTGGCCCGCTACGCGATCGAGCACGGCCTCGACGAGGAGTGA
- a CDS encoding DUF1707 domain-containing protein gives MGEEENAAAERATETKPLSERDLRVSDDEREHVVGVLQKAIGRGMIDLDEFTERTDRALASRTRGELNAVLADLAGLYHPSAAVAAAPAYAPPPVGYAPGRRFELNAKYSSLHRGGPWVVPSELVVRNKYGSTKLDFTEAQVQSPVVHIELDAKWGSVEIIIPEHAAVDLNAISDVKFGAMEDKTRSNGRMGNPRYVLSGRVHGGSLVIRHPRRGLFG, from the coding sequence ATGGGCGAGGAAGAGAACGCGGCGGCGGAACGGGCCACCGAAACCAAGCCGTTGAGCGAGCGCGATCTGCGGGTCTCCGACGACGAGCGCGAGCACGTCGTCGGCGTGCTCCAGAAGGCGATCGGCCGCGGCATGATCGACCTCGACGAGTTCACCGAGCGGACCGACCGCGCGCTGGCGTCGAGGACGCGCGGCGAGCTGAACGCGGTGCTGGCCGACCTCGCCGGCCTGTACCACCCGAGCGCGGCCGTCGCCGCCGCTCCGGCGTACGCGCCGCCGCCGGTGGGCTACGCGCCCGGCCGGCGGTTCGAGCTCAACGCGAAGTACTCCTCGCTGCACCGCGGCGGCCCGTGGGTGGTGCCGTCCGAGCTGGTCGTGCGCAACAAGTACGGCTCGACGAAGCTGGACTTCACCGAGGCCCAGGTGCAGTCGCCGGTGGTGCACATCGAGCTGGACGCCAAGTGGGGCTCGGTCGAGATCATCATCCCGGAGCACGCCGCGGTGGACCTCAACGCGATCAGCGACGTGAAGTTCGGCGCGATGGAGGACAAGACGCGCAGCAACGGCCGGATGGGCAACCCGCGCTACGTGCTGAGCGGCCGCGTCCACGGCGGTTCGCTGGTCATCCGGCACCCGCGGCGCGGCCTCTTCGGCTAG
- a CDS encoding MFS transporter has protein sequence MTATISAPVAEVRAGRREWVGLAVLALPALLVSLDVFVLVLALPKLAVSLHADGTEQLWIMDTYGFMVAGFMVTMGTLGDRIGRRKLLLIGAAAFGVASVVAAFATSAGMLIAARAALGIAGATLAPSTLSLIGAMFENPRQRAEAIGIWAGCFTVGAIVGPVVGGFMLEHFWWGSVFLLGVPAMVLLLVIGPKLLPEYRDETAGRLDLPSVGLSLAAILPAVYGVKELARDGFRLVPVLALVVGVVVGYVFVKRQRTLEEPLVDFSLFAAKAFRTTLGGMLLFSMLGGTTMLFVAQFFQVAQQLSPVGAALGLLPGMAASTVSFLAAPVLVRRIAPRVLIAGGVALAAVGMAILAVVEPAGGPVWPALGFAVTSLGVGPMVALGTDLVVGSVPVRKAGTASALAQTVNEFGYSLGLATVGTLGSAVVRSYGFAGGLHVVAGLAAVAFAVLVRFVVKNLRTA, from the coding sequence ATGACCGCCACCATCTCCGCTCCGGTTGCCGAAGTCAGGGCCGGGCGTCGGGAGTGGGTCGGGCTGGCCGTGCTGGCCTTGCCGGCTCTGCTCGTCTCGCTCGACGTCTTCGTGCTCGTTCTCGCGCTGCCGAAGCTCGCCGTCAGCTTGCACGCCGATGGGACCGAACAGCTCTGGATCATGGACACCTACGGCTTCATGGTCGCCGGGTTCATGGTCACCATGGGGACGCTCGGGGATCGGATCGGGCGGCGGAAGCTCCTGCTGATCGGGGCCGCCGCCTTCGGGGTCGCCTCCGTCGTCGCCGCGTTCGCCACCAGTGCCGGGATGCTCATCGCCGCGCGGGCGGCGCTCGGGATCGCCGGGGCCACGCTCGCTCCGTCCACGCTTTCGCTGATCGGGGCCATGTTCGAGAACCCGCGGCAGCGGGCCGAGGCGATCGGGATCTGGGCCGGGTGCTTCACCGTCGGGGCGATCGTCGGGCCGGTGGTCGGGGGCTTCATGCTCGAACACTTCTGGTGGGGCTCGGTCTTCCTGCTCGGCGTTCCCGCCATGGTCCTGCTGCTGGTCATCGGCCCGAAGCTGCTGCCCGAATACCGCGACGAAACCGCCGGGCGCCTCGATCTGCCCAGCGTGGGCCTCTCGCTCGCCGCCATCCTGCCCGCCGTCTACGGCGTCAAGGAGCTCGCCCGCGACGGCTTCCGCCTCGTCCCGGTGCTCGCCCTGGTGGTCGGTGTCGTCGTCGGGTACGTCTTCGTCAAGCGGCAGCGGACGCTCGAAGAGCCCCTGGTCGACTTCAGCCTCTTCGCCGCGAAGGCGTTCCGCACCACGCTCGGCGGGATGCTCCTGTTCAGCATGCTCGGGGGCACCACGATGCTGTTCGTCGCGCAGTTCTTCCAGGTCGCGCAGCAGCTCTCGCCGGTCGGGGCCGCGCTCGGGCTGCTGCCCGGGATGGCCGCCTCGACCGTCAGCTTCCTCGCCGCTCCCGTGCTCGTTCGCCGCATCGCGCCGCGGGTGCTGATCGCCGGTGGGGTCGCGCTCGCCGCCGTCGGGATGGCGATCCTCGCGGTCGTCGAGCCGGCCGGAGGACCCGTCTGGCCCGCGCTCGGGTTCGCCGTGACGTCGCTGGGGGTCGGGCCGATGGTCGCGCTGGGCACCGATCTCGTCGTCGGCTCGGTTCCCGTGCGCAAGGCCGGGACCGCTTCCGCGCTCGCGCAGACCGTCAACGAGTTCGGCTACTCGCTCGGTCTCGCGACCGTCGGGACGCTGGGCAGCGCCGTCGTCCGGTCCTACGGGTTCGCCGGCGGGCTGCACGTCGTCGCCGGGCTCGCCGCCGTCGCGTTCGCCGTTCTCGTCCGGTTCGTCGTGAAGAACCTGCGGACCGCTTAG
- the ptsP gene encoding phosphoenolpyruvate--protein phosphotransferase, producing MSDSLSGVAVSPGRASGPVVRVAEPLGEPAATPAPADPAAEAARIAPAAAIVAGRLEKQAETATGEAATILITTAAMAADPALASQAEQLVKTQSLPAARAVYQAAEGFAEALAAAGGYMAERVRDVRDVRDRLIAELLGIAPPGVPELTSPTVLVARDLAPADTAGLDPAKVLALVTEEGGPTSHTAILARALGIPAVVAVRGLLALDAQALAVDGDTGVVEVADPSAPVVTATVAQLAEWNGTGATADGHRVKVYGNVGSPADAQAAADAGAEGVGLFRTEFCYLDASDEPSVADQRTAYTAVLAPFRGKPVIVRTLDAGADKPLAFLSPEAEPNPALGVRGLRVAFDRPEVLDRQLEAIAGAAEDSGAEVSVMAPMVATVEEAAWFADRVRAAGIPRAGVMIEIPAAALSAREILDAVDFVSVGTNDLAQYTFAADRQLGAVAKLNDPWQPALLRLLKLIGDAAKTTGKPAGVCGEAAADPRLALVLAGLGLTSLSMNAPAIRTVGASLAATTLAECEALADAALATSDPAAARAAARP from the coding sequence ATGTCTGACTCTCTGTCCGGGGTCGCCGTCAGCCCCGGCCGTGCCAGTGGTCCCGTCGTCCGCGTCGCGGAGCCGCTCGGCGAGCCCGCCGCCACCCCGGCCCCGGCCGATCCGGCCGCCGAGGCCGCCCGGATCGCCCCCGCCGCCGCGATCGTCGCCGGCCGCCTGGAGAAACAGGCCGAGACCGCGACCGGCGAAGCGGCGACGATCCTGATCACGACCGCCGCGATGGCCGCCGACCCGGCGCTCGCTTCGCAGGCGGAACAGCTGGTCAAGACCCAGAGCTTGCCCGCCGCGCGCGCCGTCTACCAGGCCGCCGAGGGTTTCGCCGAAGCGCTCGCCGCGGCCGGCGGGTACATGGCGGAGCGCGTTCGCGACGTCCGCGACGTGCGTGACCGCCTGATCGCCGAGCTGCTCGGCATCGCGCCCCCGGGCGTGCCCGAACTGACGTCGCCGACCGTGCTGGTCGCCCGCGACCTCGCCCCGGCCGACACCGCGGGCCTCGACCCGGCGAAGGTCCTCGCCCTGGTTACCGAAGAAGGCGGCCCGACCAGCCACACCGCGATCCTGGCGCGCGCGCTCGGCATCCCGGCCGTCGTCGCGGTGCGCGGGCTGCTGGCGCTCGACGCGCAAGCGCTTGCGGTCGACGGCGACACGGGTGTCGTCGAGGTCGCGGACCCGTCGGCGCCGGTCGTCACGGCGACGGTGGCCCAGCTCGCCGAGTGGAACGGCACCGGCGCGACGGCCGACGGCCACCGCGTGAAGGTCTACGGCAACGTCGGCTCCCCGGCCGACGCCCAGGCCGCGGCGGACGCGGGCGCCGAGGGCGTCGGCCTGTTCCGCACCGAGTTCTGCTACCTCGACGCCTCGGACGAGCCGTCGGTCGCCGACCAGCGCACGGCGTACACCGCGGTGCTCGCCCCGTTCCGCGGCAAGCCGGTCATCGTCCGCACGCTGGACGCGGGCGCCGACAAGCCGCTGGCCTTCCTCTCCCCGGAGGCCGAGCCCAACCCGGCGCTCGGCGTCCGCGGGCTGCGCGTGGCGTTCGACCGCCCCGAGGTCCTCGACCGCCAGCTCGAAGCGATCGCGGGCGCGGCCGAAGACTCGGGTGCCGAGGTCTCGGTGATGGCCCCGATGGTCGCGACGGTCGAGGAAGCCGCCTGGTTCGCCGACCGCGTCCGCGCGGCGGGCATCCCCCGGGCGGGCGTGATGATCGAGATCCCGGCGGCCGCGCTCAGCGCCCGCGAAATCCTCGACGCGGTGGACTTCGTCTCGGTCGGCACGAACGACCTGGCCCAGTACACCTTCGCGGCCGACCGCCAGCTCGGCGCGGTCGCAAAGCTCAACGATCCCTGGCAGCCGGCCCTTCTGCGCCTGCTGAAGCTGATCGGCGACGCGGCCAAGACCACCGGCAAACCGGCGGGCGTCTGCGGCGAAGCGGCCGCGGACCCGCGCTTGGCCCTGGTCCTGGCCGGCCTGGGCCTGACGAGCCTGTCGATGAACGCCCCGGCGATCCGCACAGTCGGCGCAAGCCTGGCCGCCACGACCCTCGCCGAGTGCGAAGCCCTGGCCGACGCAGCCCTGGCCACCTCGGACCCGGCGGCAGCCCGCGCGGCAGCTCGCCCCTGA
- a CDS encoding ribokinase → MNSDVLVVGSANADLVVAVDRRPGGGETVLGGDTVLSPGGKGANTAVAAGRLGADVALLGAVGDDPYGRLLLDSLRAAGVDTGLVRTSDRPTGIAYITVTPDGENSILVSPGANSSLAPGDVDAVFDGVEVVVLSLEVPLPTVEHAVARAAEHGVKVLLNLSPAAKLSPATLAKLDVLLVNEHEAAWLTGPGADFGKLLGLGPRAAVVTLGAAGAVVVEAGGVTEVASPKVEAVDTTGAGDAFAGALAASLADGEDLVTAAGRAVRVAAFSVTRPGAQPSYPTAADLEE, encoded by the coding sequence ATGAACTCCGACGTTCTCGTTGTGGGATCCGCCAACGCCGACCTCGTCGTCGCGGTGGACCGGCGGCCGGGTGGTGGGGAGACCGTGCTGGGCGGGGACACCGTGCTCTCGCCGGGTGGCAAGGGCGCCAACACCGCGGTCGCGGCCGGCCGGCTCGGCGCGGACGTCGCGCTGCTCGGCGCCGTCGGCGACGACCCCTACGGCCGGTTGCTGCTCGACTCCCTCCGCGCCGCCGGCGTCGACACCGGGCTCGTGCGCACCAGCGACCGGCCGACCGGGATCGCCTACATCACCGTCACCCCGGACGGCGAGAACTCGATCCTCGTCTCCCCCGGCGCCAACTCGAGCCTGGCACCCGGCGACGTCGACGCCGTCTTCGACGGGGTGGAGGTCGTGGTCCTCTCGCTCGAGGTGCCGCTGCCGACCGTCGAGCACGCCGTCGCGCGGGCGGCCGAGCACGGCGTCAAGGTGCTGCTGAACCTGTCGCCCGCGGCGAAGCTCTCGCCGGCGACACTGGCCAAGCTCGACGTCCTGCTGGTCAACGAGCACGAAGCCGCGTGGCTGACCGGGCCCGGCGCCGACTTCGGCAAGCTGCTCGGCCTCGGGCCGCGGGCCGCCGTCGTCACGCTCGGGGCGGCCGGAGCGGTCGTCGTCGAAGCCGGCGGGGTCACCGAGGTCGCGTCGCCGAAGGTCGAAGCGGTCGACACCACCGGCGCCGGGGACGCGTTCGCCGGCGCGCTCGCCGCGTCCCTCGCCGACGGCGAAGACCTGGTCACGGCGGCCGGGCGCGCGGTGCGGGTCGCCGCGTTCAGCGTCACGCGGCCCGGCGCGCAGCCGTCCTACCCGACCGCCGCCGACCTGGAGGAATGA